The Coffea arabica cultivar ET-39 chromosome 8e, Coffea Arabica ET-39 HiFi, whole genome shotgun sequence genome window below encodes:
- the LOC113703878 gene encoding uncharacterized protein, which yields MTAIDTQTSPEASSLNMTKMSSSSSSSSSPNSDLEFAKCECCGLTEECTEAYIKRVRERFQGRWICGLCAEAVKDEVVRSQRRTGDEEEALNSHMSFCKKFRSLRPPPNPTHDQLISAVKQLLLRSLDSPSPKKEALVRSRSCFSALDR from the coding sequence ATGACTGCAATTGATACTCAAACATCCCCTGAAGCCAGCAGCTTGAACATGACAAAGATGTCATCAtcaagcagcagcagcagcagccctAATAGTGATTTGGAGTTTGCCAAATGCGAGTGCTGCGGATTGACTGAGGAATGTACCGAGGCATACATCAAAAGGGTCCGTGAGAGGTTTCAGGGGCGCTGGATTTGTGGGCTGTGTGCTGAGGCAGTCAAGGACGAGGTGGTCAGATCCCAGAGGAGAActggagatgaagaagaagcCCTGAATTCCCACATGAGTTTCTGCAAGAAGTTCAGATCCTTGCGGCCACCCCCCAATCCAACTCATGATCAACTCATCTCTGCTGTCAAGCAGCTTCTGTTGAGGAGCTTGGATTCTCCTTCCCCCAAAAAGGAAGCTTTGGTTCGATCAAGAAGTTGTTTTTCAGCTCTGGATCGTTGA
- the LOC113703664 gene encoding copper transporter 5-like, producing MMHMTFYWGKKVTLLFDFWKTDSWTSYAFTLLACLIVSIFYQYMEDRRLRFKLLSTNKTTVAPPPQDGFAANSTTTPLLYSKLLTPNAGKLSVARFAGAVLFGVNSAIGYLLMLAIMSFNGGVFVAVVVGLALGYLLFRASDEGLVVVDNPCACA from the coding sequence ATGATGCACATGACCTTTTACTGGGGTAAAAAGGTGACCCTTTTGTTCGATTTCTGGAAAACCGATTCTTGGACCAGCTATGCATTCACCTTATTGGCCTGCCTAATTGTCTCGATCTTCTACCAATACATGGAAGACCGTCGCCTTCGGTTCAAGCTTCTCTCCACCAACAAAACAACCGTCGCCCCGCCTCCTCAAGATGGTTTTGCTGCCAATTCAACCACCACCCCTCTTCTCTACTCCAAGCTTTTGACCCCTAATGCCGGGAAACTAAGCGTTGCAAGATTTGCTGGGGCTGTTTTGTTTGGAGTCAACTCTGCCATCGGATATCTCTTGATGCTGGCCATCATGTCCTTCAATGGAGGGGTGTTTGTCGCCGTTGTTGTAGGTCTGGCTTTGGGCTATTTGCTTTTCAGGGCTTCTGATGAGGGCCTGGTCGTTGTAGATAATCCTTGCGCTTGTGCTTGA
- the LOC113703663 gene encoding G-protein coupled receptor 1 isoform X2: protein MATVQAVMGNLSASDRRILTAVNTGASTFSFIGSGFIVLCYLLFKELRKFSFKLVFFLALSDMLCSFFSIIGDPSKGFFCYAQGYTTHFFCVASFLWTTTIAFTLHRTVVRHKTDVEDLEPMFHLYVWGTSGVVTVIRSISNDHGHISRIGAWCWAQTGRTGKMAAGMSERIFQFDSRPDVKVLNRWGYYPLILIGSWFFGTINRIHDFIEPGHKIFWLSLLDVGMAALMGLFNSIAYGLNSSVRRAIYERMDLLPERLRKWFPKSLRSRGQQQESELVSLKIQDQQ, encoded by the exons ATGGCGACGGTGCAGGCAGTAATGGGGAATCTGTCGGCGAGTGATCGGCGAATACTGACGGCGGTCAACACCGGAGCCTCCACCTTCTCATTTATCGGTTCCGGATTCATAGTGCTCTGCTATTTGCTCTTCAAAGAGCTCCGCAAGTTCTCCTTCAAACTCGTCTTCTTCCTCGCCCTCTCC GACATGCTGTGTAGTTTCTTCAGCATAATAGG GGATCCATCAAAGGGATTTTTCTGTTATGCTCAAGGCTATACCACACATTTCTTTTGTGTGGCTTCTTTTTTGTGGACAACAACAATTGCTTTTACACTTCATCGAACCGTTGTTAGACATAAAACAGATGTGGAAGATTTAGAGCCCATGTTTCATTTGTATGTTTGGG GAACTTCAGGAGTTGTGACTGTAATACGCTCTATCAGCAATGACCATGGGCATATAAGTCGTATAGGAGCATGGTGCTGGGCCCAAACAGGACGTACAGGGAAG ATGGCAGCTGGCATGTCGGAGAGGATATTCCAGTTTGATTCACGGCCAGATGTAAAG GTACTGAACCGCTGGGGCTATTATCCTCTCATTCTAATAGGATCATGGTTCTTTGGCACAATCAACCGCATCCACGATTTTATTGAACCAGGACACAAGATATTTTGGCTTTCTCTTCTTGATGTAGGAATGGCTGCACTCATG GGTCTGTTCAACTCAATTGCATATGGCCTTAACTCTTCAGTACGCAGGGCAATATATGAAAGAATGGATCT GTTGCCAGAACGGCTGAGAAAATGGTTTCCAAAAAGTTTGAGGTCAAGAGGTCAGCAACAGGAAAGTGAATTAGTATCCTTAAAAATTCAGGACCAGCAATAG
- the LOC140012986 gene encoding uncharacterized protein: MYYAAANGLAEAFNKTLCNLLKKIVDKSKRDWHLRIGEALWAYRTTFRTPTQATPYALVYGVEAVLPLECQIPSLRIAIQEGLSGENNVRLRLEELEALDEKRLKAQQRIECYQARLSKAFNKHVRPRSFQIGELVLVVRRPIILTHGGQRKFTPKWDGPYVVREVFKNGSYKLVAEDGLKVGPINGKYLKRYYA, translated from the coding sequence ATGTACTACGCTGCTGCAAACGGACTCGCTGAAGCATTCAACAAGACCTTATGTAATCTGTTGAAGAAAATCGTGGATAAATCGAAAAGGGATTGGCATCTTCGAATTGGAGAAGCGCTTTGGGCATACCGAACCACTTTTCGAACTCCCACACAAGCAACCCCATATGCGCTTGTTTACGGTGTTGAAGCTGTTCTTCCACTTGAGTGTCAAATACCTTCGCTAAGAATTGCAATTCAAGAAGGGCTCAGTGGAGAAAATAATGTTCGTCTTCGCCTTGAGGAATTAGAAGCACTCGACGAAAAGAGATTGAAAGCTCAGCAACGGATTGAGTGCTATCAGGCTCGCCTTTCAAAGGCATTTAATAAGCACGTTCGACCCCGCTCTTTCCAAATTGGAGAGTTAGTACTCGTCGTTCGGAGACCAATCATTCTCACTCACGGCGGACAAAGAAAGTTTACTCCTAAGTGGGATGGTCCATATGTCGTTCGAGAAGTATTTAAAAATGGCTCATACAAGTTGGTtgctgaagatggattaaaggtTGGCCCCATCAATGGCAAGTACCTAAAAAGGTACTATGCGTAA
- the LOC113703663 gene encoding G-protein coupled receptor 1 isoform X1, whose protein sequence is MATVQAVMGNLSASDRRILTAVNTGASTFSFIGSGFIVLCYLLFKELRKFSFKLVFFLALSDMLCSFFSIIGDPSKGFFCYAQGYTTHFFCVASFLWTTTIAFTLHRTVVRHKTDVEDLEPMFHLYVWGTSGVVTVIRSISNDHGHISRIGAWCWAQTGRTGKVVHFITFYAPLWGAILFNAVTYFQVIRMLKNATRMAAGMSERIFQFDSRPDVKVLNRWGYYPLILIGSWFFGTINRIHDFIEPGHKIFWLSLLDVGMAALMGLFNSIAYGLNSSVRRAIYERMDLLPERLRKWFPKSLRSRGQQQESELVSLKIQDQQ, encoded by the exons ATGGCGACGGTGCAGGCAGTAATGGGGAATCTGTCGGCGAGTGATCGGCGAATACTGACGGCGGTCAACACCGGAGCCTCCACCTTCTCATTTATCGGTTCCGGATTCATAGTGCTCTGCTATTTGCTCTTCAAAGAGCTCCGCAAGTTCTCCTTCAAACTCGTCTTCTTCCTCGCCCTCTCC GACATGCTGTGTAGTTTCTTCAGCATAATAGG GGATCCATCAAAGGGATTTTTCTGTTATGCTCAAGGCTATACCACACATTTCTTTTGTGTGGCTTCTTTTTTGTGGACAACAACAATTGCTTTTACACTTCATCGAACCGTTGTTAGACATAAAACAGATGTGGAAGATTTAGAGCCCATGTTTCATTTGTATGTTTGGG GAACTTCAGGAGTTGTGACTGTAATACGCTCTATCAGCAATGACCATGGGCATATAAGTCGTATAGGAGCATGGTGCTGGGCCCAAACAGGACGTACAGGGAAG GTGGTTCACTTTATAACATTTTATGCTCCTCTTTGGGGTGCAATTCTTTTTAATGCTGTCACCTATTTCCAAGTAATACGCATGTTAAAAAATGCAACCCGT ATGGCAGCTGGCATGTCGGAGAGGATATTCCAGTTTGATTCACGGCCAGATGTAAAG GTACTGAACCGCTGGGGCTATTATCCTCTCATTCTAATAGGATCATGGTTCTTTGGCACAATCAACCGCATCCACGATTTTATTGAACCAGGACACAAGATATTTTGGCTTTCTCTTCTTGATGTAGGAATGGCTGCACTCATG GGTCTGTTCAACTCAATTGCATATGGCCTTAACTCTTCAGTACGCAGGGCAATATATGAAAGAATGGATCT GTTGCCAGAACGGCTGAGAAAATGGTTTCCAAAAAGTTTGAGGTCAAGAGGTCAGCAACAGGAAAGTGAATTAGTATCCTTAAAAATTCAGGACCAGCAATAG
- the LOC113703663 gene encoding G-protein coupled receptor 1 isoform X3, with translation MATVQAVMGNLSASDRRILTAVNTGASTFSFIGSGFIVLCYLLFKELRKFSFKLVFFLALSDMLCSFFSIIGDPSKGFFCYAQGYTTHFFCVASFLWTTTIAFTLHRTVVRHKTDVEDLEPMFHLYVWGTSGVVTVIRSISNDHGHISRIGAWCWAQTGRTGKVVHFITFYAPLWGAILFNAVTYFQVIRMLKNATRMAAGMSERIFQFDSRPDVKDKACACVGFCKKRRKVRDMIGTEPLGLLSSHSNRIMVLWHNQPHPRFY, from the exons ATGGCGACGGTGCAGGCAGTAATGGGGAATCTGTCGGCGAGTGATCGGCGAATACTGACGGCGGTCAACACCGGAGCCTCCACCTTCTCATTTATCGGTTCCGGATTCATAGTGCTCTGCTATTTGCTCTTCAAAGAGCTCCGCAAGTTCTCCTTCAAACTCGTCTTCTTCCTCGCCCTCTCC GACATGCTGTGTAGTTTCTTCAGCATAATAGG GGATCCATCAAAGGGATTTTTCTGTTATGCTCAAGGCTATACCACACATTTCTTTTGTGTGGCTTCTTTTTTGTGGACAACAACAATTGCTTTTACACTTCATCGAACCGTTGTTAGACATAAAACAGATGTGGAAGATTTAGAGCCCATGTTTCATTTGTATGTTTGGG GAACTTCAGGAGTTGTGACTGTAATACGCTCTATCAGCAATGACCATGGGCATATAAGTCGTATAGGAGCATGGTGCTGGGCCCAAACAGGACGTACAGGGAAG GTGGTTCACTTTATAACATTTTATGCTCCTCTTTGGGGTGCAATTCTTTTTAATGCTGTCACCTATTTCCAAGTAATACGCATGTTAAAAAATGCAACCCGT ATGGCAGCTGGCATGTCGGAGAGGATATTCCAGTTTGATTCACGGCCAGATGTAAAG GACAAGGCTTGTGCTTGTGTGGGGTTTTGCAAGAAGAGGAGGAAGGTTAGGGATATGATAG GTACTGAACCGCTGGGGCTATTATCCTCTCATTCTAATAGGATCATGGTTCTTTGGCACAATCAACCGCATCCACGATTTTATTGA